From the genome of Pelobacter propionicus DSM 2379, one region includes:
- a CDS encoding efflux RND transporter periplasmic adaptor subunit: MHVTQTIKRATLLAGIAGVLMLNGCGNKQSGATPPPAPPVVGVVIIKPQRVELTTELAGRTAAYLVAEVRPQVNGIVQKRLFTEGSDVKAGQVLYQIDPSTYRAAHASARASLSRAEATLVSARLKAKRYGELVKINAVSQQDHDDAYAALKQAEADVESSKAAVESARINLAYTRVTAPISGRIGRSLITTGALMTANQATALATIQQLSPVYVDITQTSAELLRLKHALASGQMKGGGQGGTKVKLLLEDGSTYPHEGVLKFSDVTVDQSTGSVTLRSVFANPKQLLLPGMYVRAVIQEGVNENAILAPQKGVTRNSAGNPTALVVGANNKVESRLLTVSRTIGDSWLVNEGLKAGDRLIVEGTQKAKPGSSVKPVAYTPRTGAATATAAAH, translated from the coding sequence ATGCATGTCACACAAACAATCAAACGCGCCACTCTCCTGGCCGGTATTGCCGGGGTACTCATGCTCAACGGCTGCGGCAATAAACAGTCGGGCGCAACCCCACCCCCCGCTCCCCCCGTGGTAGGCGTCGTCATCATCAAACCCCAGCGGGTGGAGTTGACAACGGAGCTGGCCGGACGCACGGCCGCCTACCTGGTGGCCGAAGTGCGTCCCCAGGTGAACGGCATCGTCCAGAAGCGGCTGTTCACCGAAGGGAGCGACGTCAAGGCCGGCCAGGTCCTCTACCAGATCGATCCCTCCACCTATCGCGCCGCCCATGCCAGCGCCAGGGCCTCGCTCTCCCGCGCCGAGGCGACGCTGGTCTCGGCCCGGCTCAAAGCCAAGCGCTACGGGGAACTGGTCAAGATCAACGCCGTCAGCCAGCAGGATCATGACGATGCCTACGCTGCCCTGAAACAGGCCGAGGCGGACGTGGAGTCCAGCAAGGCAGCCGTGGAATCGGCCCGCATCAACCTGGCCTATACCCGGGTTACCGCCCCCATCTCCGGAAGAATCGGCAGGTCGCTGATCACCACCGGCGCGCTGATGACCGCCAACCAGGCCACCGCCCTGGCCACCATCCAGCAGTTGAGCCCGGTCTACGTGGACATAACCCAGACCAGCGCCGAATTGCTGCGCCTGAAGCACGCCCTGGCCAGCGGCCAGATGAAGGGGGGCGGCCAGGGAGGCACTAAGGTCAAGCTGCTTCTGGAAGACGGCAGCACCTATCCCCATGAAGGCGTGCTGAAGTTTTCCGACGTGACCGTCGACCAGAGCACCGGCTCGGTCACCCTGCGCTCCGTCTTTGCCAACCCGAAGCAGCTTTTGCTCCCCGGCATGTACGTGCGCGCCGTGATCCAGGAGGGGGTCAACGAAAACGCCATCCTGGCGCCCCAGAAGGGTGTCACCCGCAACTCGGCCGGAAATCCCACCGCACTGGTGGTGGGAGCCAACAACAAGGTTGAGTCGCGCCTGCTCACGGTTTCCCGAACCATCGGCGACTCCTGGCTGGTCAACGAGGGGCTCAAGGCCGGCGACCGACTGATCGTCGAGGGCACCCAGAAGGCCAAGCCGGGGAGCAGCGTCAAACCGGTGGCATACACTCCACGCACGGGCGCGGCAACCGCAACGGCAGCGGCACACTAG
- a CDS encoding TetR/AcrR family transcriptional regulator, producing the protein MSKPDKRDEIVRAALELIAEHGFHGAPMAMIAERAGVGAGTIYRYFENKDVLINELYQEIEKRIVAALHQGYSREKPFRERFVHLGTTLLRYFISSPLDFRYVEQFHNSPFGVAFRRDKLLGDTTSGCDVIKELFELGVAQQILKDFPLVILFDLFFGPVVSLARDHILGFIQLDEAMIRHIIEACWDAVKR; encoded by the coding sequence ATGTCGAAACCAGACAAACGAGATGAGATTGTCCGCGCAGCCCTGGAACTGATAGCCGAGCATGGCTTCCATGGAGCCCCCATGGCCATGATCGCCGAGCGCGCCGGTGTGGGCGCGGGCACGATCTACCGCTACTTCGAGAACAAGGATGTGTTGATCAACGAGCTCTACCAGGAAATCGAGAAACGTATCGTGGCTGCGCTCCACCAGGGCTACTCGCGGGAAAAACCGTTCCGGGAACGCTTCGTCCATCTCGGCACGACGCTGTTGCGCTATTTCATCTCCAGTCCGCTGGATTTTCGCTACGTAGAGCAGTTCCACAACTCCCCCTTCGGCGTCGCCTTCCGCCGCGACAAACTGCTGGGCGACACCACCAGCGGCTGTGACGTGATCAAGGAGCTGTTCGAACTGGGAGTGGCGCAGCAGATCCTGAAGGATTTCCCCCTGGTAATCCTGTTCGACCTGTTCTTCGGTCCGGTCGTTTCGCTTGCCAGGGACCACATCCTGGGCTTCATCCAACTGGACGAGGCCATGATCCGCCACATCATCGAGGCCTGCTGGGATGCCGTCAAACGCTGA
- a CDS encoding NifU family protein, giving the protein MKEDVLRVLGQVRPALQADGGDVELVEVTADGIVKVRLKGACGSCPMSTMTLKMGIERAMKEQIPAVKEVVQVP; this is encoded by the coding sequence ATGAAAGAAGATGTATTGAGGGTTCTTGGGCAGGTGCGTCCCGCCCTGCAGGCGGATGGCGGAGATGTGGAGCTGGTTGAAGTGACGGCGGACGGAATTGTCAAGGTGCGTCTGAAAGGCGCGTGCGGCAGCTGCCCCATGTCCACCATGACCCTCAAGATGGGGATCGAGCGTGCCATGAAGGAACAGATTCCCGCGGTGAAAGAGGTCGTTCAGGTTCCCTAG
- a CDS encoding DUF1737 domain-containing protein: MITEYSVVSENDVTALKARVNEALSQGWQPYEGLQVSTPIINGAVAPLYTQVLVKIIPSPQLEEEFLVK; encoded by the coding sequence ATGATTACGGAATACTCGGTTGTCAGCGAAAACGATGTAACTGCCCTGAAAGCCAGGGTCAATGAGGCGTTATCACAGGGATGGCAACCCTATGAGGGGTTACAGGTCTCTACGCCGATCATCAATGGCGCGGTCGCGCCGCTTTATACGCAGGTTCTGGTGAAGATTATCCCTTCGCCCCAGTTGGAAGAGGAGTTTCTGGTTAAATAG
- a CDS encoding efflux RND transporter permease subunit, which translates to MAQFFIDRPIFAWVIAIIIMLAGILAIKQLPVAQYPAIAPPQVSINATYPGASAKTIEDTVTQVIEQKMNGIDNLTYMSSTSDSSGSVTITLTFNAGTDPNIAQVQVQNKLQLATPLLPQAVQQQGIKVTKSTKNFLMVVGFVSEDGSMTRFDLSDYAAANVLDIVSRLPGVGETQMFGSQYAMRIWLDPHKLHNYNLTPNDVKSAIKAQNVQVSAGQLGGNPSPQGQQLNATITAQTLLKTPEEFGAIILRTNSDGSSVHLRDVARSELGSEDYSSMARFNGKPAAGMAIKLATDANALDTAKVVKDKLAELSKFFPSGMKVVYAYDTTPFVKISIEEVVKTLGEAVVLVFLIMFLFMQNIRATLIPTIAVPVVLLGTFGVLSACGFSINTLTMFATVLAIGLLVDDAIVVVENVERIMTEEGLSPKEATRKSMRQITGALVGIALVLSAVFVPMAFFSGSTGVIYRQFSITIVSAMVLSVLVAMTLTPALCATLLKPVEKGHVAADSGWFSGFFRWFNAWFDRGREKYEEMVGRSFGKPVRYLVVYGAIVTAMVLFFLRMPTAFLPDEDQGMLFSMVQLPVGATQERTLEVLKDVENHFLVDQKEAVESLFTVAGFSFAGNGQNMGLAFVKLKDWELRQRPDLRVKAVAGKAMAAFSGFRDAQAYAFAPPAVMELGTSNGFDFQLQDRGGLGHEKLMEARNQLLGMAAQNPNLMAVRPNGQDDTPQFRLDIDQARAEAYGLSISDINDTISTAWGSSYVNDFVDRGRTKKVYIQGDAPYRMLPEDVNRWHVRNAAGTMVPFSAFASGHWSYASPRLERYNGLPSMEILGQPAPGKSTGVAMAEMEKMAEKLPAGIGFEWTGLSYQERQAGAQAPALYAISLIVVFLCVAALYESWTIPFVNILMLPLGIVGAVMATTARGLSNDIYLQIGLLTTMGLSTKNAILIIQFIKEQMHQGLGLTEATRAAVKTRLRPVIMTSLAFFFGTLPLALTKGAGAGAQNAIGTAVTGGMLSATFIDLIFIPFFFVLVSRLFGRKNPSANEKSERITAPEVN; encoded by the coding sequence ATGGCTCAGTTTTTCATCGATCGCCCCATCTTCGCCTGGGTGATCGCCATCATCATCATGCTGGCCGGCATACTGGCCATCAAGCAGCTCCCCGTTGCCCAGTATCCGGCCATCGCCCCACCCCAAGTGTCCATCAACGCCACCTATCCGGGCGCATCGGCCAAAACCATTGAGGATACGGTCACCCAGGTCATCGAGCAGAAGATGAACGGCATCGACAACCTGACCTACATGTCCTCCACCAGCGATTCAAGCGGCAGTGTCACCATCACCCTGACCTTCAACGCCGGCACCGACCCGAACATCGCCCAAGTGCAGGTGCAGAACAAGCTGCAGCTGGCAACGCCGCTCCTGCCCCAGGCGGTGCAGCAGCAGGGTATCAAGGTCACCAAGTCAACCAAGAACTTCCTGATGGTGGTCGGTTTCGTCTCCGAAGACGGCAGCATGACCCGCTTCGATCTGTCCGACTATGCGGCGGCCAACGTTTTGGACATCGTCAGCCGTCTGCCGGGGGTGGGTGAAACCCAGATGTTCGGCTCCCAGTACGCCATGCGCATCTGGCTCGACCCCCACAAGCTGCATAACTACAACCTGACCCCGAATGACGTAAAGAGCGCCATCAAGGCCCAAAACGTCCAGGTTTCCGCCGGGCAGCTGGGGGGCAACCCCTCTCCCCAGGGACAGCAGCTCAACGCCACCATCACGGCCCAGACCCTGCTCAAGACCCCGGAGGAGTTCGGAGCCATCATCCTGCGCACCAACAGCGACGGCTCCAGCGTCCATCTGCGCGACGTGGCCCGCAGCGAACTGGGCAGCGAAGACTACTCTTCCATGGCCCGCTTCAACGGCAAGCCGGCCGCCGGCATGGCCATCAAGCTGGCCACCGACGCCAATGCCCTGGATACCGCTAAAGTAGTCAAGGACAAACTGGCCGAACTGTCCAAGTTCTTCCCCAGCGGCATGAAGGTGGTCTACGCCTACGACACCACCCCATTCGTCAAGATCTCCATTGAAGAGGTGGTCAAGACACTGGGTGAGGCGGTCGTGCTGGTCTTCCTGATCATGTTCCTGTTCATGCAGAACATCCGCGCCACCCTGATCCCCACCATCGCCGTGCCGGTGGTTCTGCTGGGCACCTTCGGCGTGTTGTCCGCCTGCGGTTTTTCCATCAACACCCTGACCATGTTCGCAACCGTCCTGGCCATCGGCCTGCTGGTGGACGACGCCATCGTGGTGGTGGAGAACGTGGAGCGCATCATGACCGAGGAGGGGCTCTCCCCCAAGGAGGCCACCCGCAAATCAATGCGTCAGATCACCGGCGCCTTGGTGGGCATCGCCCTGGTCCTGTCGGCGGTGTTCGTCCCCATGGCCTTCTTCAGCGGCTCCACCGGCGTGATCTACCGCCAGTTCTCCATCACCATCGTCTCGGCCATGGTGCTCTCCGTACTGGTGGCCATGACCCTGACCCCGGCCCTCTGCGCAACCCTGCTCAAGCCGGTAGAGAAGGGGCATGTGGCGGCTGACAGCGGCTGGTTCTCCGGCTTCTTCCGCTGGTTCAACGCATGGTTCGACCGTGGCAGGGAAAAGTACGAGGAGATGGTGGGGCGCTCCTTCGGTAAACCGGTGCGCTACCTGGTGGTTTATGGCGCCATCGTGACCGCCATGGTGCTCTTCTTCCTGCGCATGCCCACTGCCTTCCTGCCCGACGAGGACCAGGGCATGCTCTTCTCCATGGTACAGCTGCCGGTGGGCGCCACCCAGGAGCGCACCCTGGAGGTGCTCAAGGATGTGGAAAACCACTTCCTGGTCGACCAGAAGGAAGCGGTGGAATCGCTGTTCACCGTGGCCGGCTTCAGTTTTGCCGGCAACGGCCAGAACATGGGTCTGGCATTCGTCAAGCTCAAGGACTGGGAGTTGCGCCAGCGCCCCGACCTACGGGTCAAGGCGGTGGCCGGCAAGGCCATGGCGGCCTTCTCAGGCTTCCGCGACGCCCAGGCCTATGCCTTCGCCCCCCCGGCGGTCATGGAACTGGGCACCTCAAACGGTTTCGACTTCCAGCTACAGGACCGGGGAGGATTGGGGCATGAAAAGCTGATGGAGGCCAGAAACCAGCTGCTGGGCATGGCGGCCCAGAATCCCAACCTGATGGCGGTGCGGCCCAACGGCCAGGATGACACCCCCCAGTTCAGGCTGGACATCGATCAGGCCAGGGCCGAGGCCTACGGCCTCTCCATCTCCGACATCAACGACACCATCTCCACCGCCTGGGGCAGCTCCTATGTCAACGACTTCGTCGACCGGGGCCGCACCAAGAAAGTCTATATCCAGGGAGACGCACCCTACCGCATGCTCCCTGAAGACGTGAACAGATGGCATGTGCGCAACGCGGCCGGGACCATGGTCCCCTTCTCGGCCTTTGCCTCGGGTCACTGGAGCTATGCTTCCCCGCGCCTGGAACGCTACAACGGACTCCCCTCCATGGAGATCCTGGGGCAACCGGCGCCTGGCAAGAGTACCGGTGTGGCCATGGCCGAGATGGAGAAGATGGCGGAAAAGCTGCCGGCCGGTATCGGCTTCGAGTGGACCGGACTTTCCTACCAGGAACGCCAGGCCGGCGCCCAGGCCCCAGCCCTGTACGCCATTTCACTCATTGTTGTCTTTCTCTGCGTGGCCGCCCTGTATGAGAGCTGGACCATCCCCTTCGTCAACATACTGATGCTGCCGCTGGGTATCGTCGGGGCCGTCATGGCAACAACCGCACGCGGGCTGTCAAACGACATCTATCTGCAGATCGGCCTGCTCACCACCATGGGGCTTTCCACAAAAAATGCCATTCTGATCATCCAATTCATCAAGGAGCAGATGCATCAGGGGTTGGGGCTGACCGAGGCCACCCGCGCCGCCGTCAAGACCCGCCTCCGCCCGGTCATCATGACCTCGCTGGCATTCTTTTTCGGCACACTGCCGCTGGCCCTCACCAAGGGGGCCGGAGCAGGGGCGCAGAACGCCATCGGCACCGCCGTAACCGGAGGGATGCTCTCGGCCACTTTCATCGACCTGATCTTCATACCGTTCTTCTTTGTCCTCGTATCCCGACTGTTCGGCAGAAAAAACCCGTCAGCCAACGAAAAGAGCGAACGTATCACCGCACCGGAGGTCAACTGA
- a CDS encoding type II toxin-antitoxin system PemK/MazF family toxin → MFKRGGIYPVNLAHHGTGLQESCPCLVVSNNISNEYSSVVTIIPLSTTNLDRIYDFECFLPAAKSGLTVDAKISSHIIITIDKSAVVGERVGFLNKGLMEQVEKTLRLQLALE, encoded by the coding sequence ATGTTTAAGCGGGGCGGCATCTATCCGGTCAACCTGGCCCATCACGGAACCGGCCTGCAGGAGAGTTGCCCCTGCCTGGTGGTCAGCAACAATATCAGCAACGAATACTCGTCGGTGGTGACCATCATCCCGCTCTCGACCACCAACCTGGACCGGATCTACGATTTCGAGTGTTTCCTGCCAGCAGCAAAGAGCGGTCTGACCGTTGACGCCAAGATCAGCTCGCACATCATCATCACCATCGACAAGAGCGCGGTGGTGGGCGAACGGGTGGGCTTTCTCAACAAGGGGCTGATGGAGCAGGTGGAAAAGACGCTCCGCCTGCAGCTGGCTCTGGAGTAG